From the genome of Clavelina lepadiformis chromosome 2, kaClaLepa1.1, whole genome shotgun sequence:
CTCGATGAACGAGATGATGGAAGTATGATACAAGATATTATGCTCGAGATGACTGGAGCACGAAGTGTTCCAAGAGTCTTCATTAACGGAAAGTTTGTCGGAGGCTCAGATGAAACTCTTGCACTTCATTCAGAAGGAAAGCTGATTACGCTAATCAAAGCTTAATTTTGTTCAATCAAACTgagctttgttttaaaaataaaacattggtcTAGTATAGGCTTCATAACAATAATAAACCACGGGCAGACGTTTTAGTTTCGTTTATTAATCATGCTTTCTCTAGTTTTTGGAACTAGAAATAAACACATAAGATTTTTTACATCCGCTTAAGAAGAAATACAGAAAAAGTTATGGTATAATTCATGATCAAATTTACACTGACATTACTTTCGGCATTATAACAACAACCTTACTGTGTTGAGGGCGAGACgaataaaacaacaatatttatcAACGCAACTATACGCCACATTTACACATACCACGCGTAGCGTGTAAAAAGGGTAACTAGTCTGCCAATACTATAAATAAGCGTTGGGGCAAACATTCAAGCTATTTCTACAACTATCCGTTTTGTGCCTCAAATACGTACCTTGCAAAGTTGCATATACGTGAATCTTTTAACCGTTCAACAACTAAGTTCCATATCTTTGGAACTGTCATAATAAAGCGTTTGCAATCCTGCATCCTAAACACCAAAATCAACGTAGAACGTTTTGACTGATACTTTTCACAGTACTGTAGGCTGTTGCTGATGAGATATACCTTTGTGCAGTTGTCTAATGAGCTTGCGAGAGGGCGGTACAGGCAACACATCGTACATTACTGGGACTCCAATATTAAGAAGGGTTTAAATCGTCAAAAATGCTTAAGACAGGCTCACCTTTATAGTCCAGTCAAAATAGGGTTTGACCCACCACTAATTGCAAATGTTTCGACCCATACATTTTCTGAAAGCTTACATCATACAGAATAACTTACTAAAAATCTGCCACGAAAAATTTAGTGGAACCCCCTTTTTAggggtaaaaacaaaatggccgcCATGTGTCCTAAAAATCTTCatttttccatattttttCACCTAATTCATATAATTTAGGTCTGTAAAAGAGCTCATTCTATATTTCTGGTACAGGAATCCAAAAACAGACATTGGAAAGTTGCAATATGAGACAAAAACGtgtctttttaaaatttataacaatttaaaaataaaatggcctCCACAAGTCccaaaaatctttaattttttcatatcTTTTCATCTAATTTAGTTCTGCAAAAGACCTATGTTAATAACTCACTATAAATCGAACATAAACCCTTAAAAAGTTTGCTAGTTTGATCATATTCATGTTTCTTCAACTTGCAGAtcaaaatttcacaaacattACCGTTTGTATTATAACGTAACTATCGTGATAATTGCGCTGCTTTGCCTGAAAAATTTAGTTCTGCAACAGACCTCATTCTCTATATCTGATGATCTGAGAAAGACTGTATATCCTTCTTGTAAGTGTGTTGAATTTTATTGATATCTCTACATTATGAATGAATGTGTTTTTTGCTCGAATTCTATACTGGAATGTGATGCAGCTGTGACTTTGACAGCGAAAGGTGTTGACGGAATTGTGAAAGCAAGTGCACAGAGAGGAGAAAATCTGAACATTGTTGTTGGTCAGTCTGTACACGTGGAGTGCAGAAAACGTTACACCAATCCAAAAGCACTCTTGGTACAAATGAAAAAGCGTCAGGAAGATCAAGATGAAGATCATGGTCAACACTCACTTCGTTCAGAATGCACTTTCTCTTACAGAGACAACTGTATATTATGTGGATGTCCTGATATGTATGATGGCAAAAAAAATGACCATAAGCTTATTCCGATTAGAGCTTTGAACTTCCGTGATAAGCTACTTCAAGCATGTGTTGCTTTTCCTGGAACCTGGGCTGATGCTGTCAAGGGGAGAGTCCTCTATGTACACGATTTACCAGCTGCAGATGCAGTCTACCTTACTGCTTGTAATGTCAACTTTCGCACTGGCCGCAGCATTCCAAAAGTTTTTGATGGTGATTACCCATTATCTACTACAGGGAAGCGAAAGAAAGTTGTTAGAAGTGGAAGACCCAAAGATGTTAAACGACACGAGGCATTCCTGATGACAATGGAATACTTCACAAACAATGATGATGAGACATTGTCAATTCAAGATTTGAGAGATAAAATGCAAGAATTTTTGGAGGGCACCGACATGGAACCATATGGATTCACTCATATGAATAATGAGATGCAGCAGCACTTCAATGAGAAGGTAATAATTACAGACATGCAAGAAAAAGAGAATATAGTTACTCTGCACGCAACTGCCTCACAGATTATTGGCAACTTTCATCAAGAATCAAAGCAAGACAGAGATGAGGAAAAGAGACACATAATAGAAACAGCAGCAAAGTTAATAAAGATGGATGGATATTAAATAATTTActatttaattaaatatttatcgtTGAATCCACAAAAGATGGTGCTCACTTCCGAAGAACTGTTGGTAGGATTGGGGCTGAAGTAATCTTCGATCCAACAATGAAGCTCTCAACCAAAAAGGAAGACTTTCTTGCTAACCATAAAAATAAACAGCGACTAATCCATATGATAGGGGACAGACTCGAAAGAGCAGGATGTGTTGTCCACCATGCCAGAGGAGATGCAGATGTCCTGATAGTAGAAACCGCGATGTCATCTGCACAGCAACAAGACACTGTAGTTTTAGCAAGTGATACTGACATTCTGATTTTGCTCATACATTACAAGAAGAGTAATACCACACACAACATCTGGTTGCAAACAGCATCTAAAAAGGGCACTAAAAAACCATCAAAGTGCTGGAACATTTCAGTATTTCAGTCACCAGAAAACTTCTTGGAGACACTGTGTCAAATAATCTTCTCTTTGCCCATGCACTGTTGGGATGTGATACCACTTCAAGGGTATTTGGAATAGGCAAACAGAAAGCTGTTACAAAACTAAGAACTGATGAAAACTTCAGAACAGCTGCAGCAACTTTCATGTCATTCTCTGCAAATGCAAATGATGTTGTAAAAGCAGGGAAGTTGGCTCTAATTGCCATGTACAATGGAAGGCAAGATGACAATCTTGACGATCTAAGATATCAAATTTTCTGTGGAAAGACAGCAAGAAGTACGACTGCAGTAGACCCATGTTCTCTTCCTCCCACGTCATCAGCAGCGAGGTTTCACAGTCTGAGGGTATATCATCAAGTGCAGGTGTGGCTGGGTCATGAGACAGATGTGCCACCGGAATAGTGGGGTTGGCGTTTTAGTGAAGGCAGTCTGGTGCCTGTGATGACAGACAAACCTCCAGCTCCATCTCAGTTCCTGGAAATGATTGTCTGCAACTGCAAGACCGGCTGTTCTACACTTCGATGCACATGCCGGAAATCTGGTTTAGAATGTAGAATGTGAATGTCATGGGTTATGTTCAAATTCGTCATTAGGCCTAATGGAAGACATTGACTCTGATGATAATGCCTTGGTTTGAACTATTAATTGTTTGATGAAATTAGGTCTTTTACAGAACTAAATTGTGCGAATTAGGTTAAACGATAAGGAAAAACGAAGATTTTTGAGACTCATGGCggccattttatttttaaattatgttataaaattttattaagacaaatttttatctcatttttcaactttccaGTGTCTGTTTATAAATTCCTTGTACCAGAAATATAGAACGAGCTCTTTTACAGAACTAAATTACATGAATTAGGTGAAAAGGTACGTTAAAATGAAGATTTTTGGGACACATGgcggccattttgtttttaccccCAAAAAGGGGTGTTCCACTAAATTTTTCGCAGCAGATTTTTAGTATGTTATTCTGTATGATGTAAGCTTTCAGAAAATGTATGggtcaaaacatttgcaattagTGGTGGGTCAAGCCCTATTTTGAGCCGGATTGACTGGACTATTAAGGAAAGTCGAGTAAAGAT
Proteins encoded in this window:
- the LOC143446100 gene encoding uncharacterized protein LOC143446100, with the protein product MASKEATKQLIKDSISFNKVMVFSKTFCPYCKKTKKVLDDLAVEYSTMELDERDDGSMIQDIMLEMTGARSVPRVFINGKFVGGSDETLALHSEGKLITLIKA